One window from the genome of bacterium encodes:
- a CDS encoding c-type cytochrome: MKKLLTCALLLVVVLAAGAVLAEEKAEATAEMKPLAEMEGIEIYRNVCKACHGADGPADEYTPMSLIMEQWDEFFQDTFVETHQDVACPKDDTRKVTDVIQGDVLEKVHEFCVDHAADSEQPMTCG; this comes from the coding sequence ATGAAGAAGCTGCTCACCTGCGCCCTGCTGCTCGTCGTCGTGCTGGCGGCGGGTGCCGTCCTCGCCGAGGAGAAGGCCGAGGCCACCGCCGAGATGAAGCCGCTGGCCGAGATGGAAGGCATCGAGATCTACCGGAACGTGTGCAAGGCCTGCCACGGCGCCGACGGTCCGGCCGACGAGTACACCCCCATGTCCCTGATCATGGAGCAGTGGGACGAGTTCTTCCAGGACACCTTCGTCGAGACCCACCAGGACGTCGCCTGCCCCAAGGACGACACCAGGAAGGTCACCGACGTCATCCAGGGCGACGTCCTGGAGAAGGTCCATGAGTTCTGCGTCGACCACGCCGCCGATTCCGAACAGCCGATGACCTGCGGTTGA
- a CDS encoding S49 family peptidase: MGSLMRTIVGSMVGVLLVLALGAGVTAWKLDDKEGIAKRSWLHIDLYGDLPAYDPPAGLTGALGGGGQTLQDILTGLQMAAVDERIAGVVLQLSASHGAGAAKLQEIRQGVQGVRAAGKPVLAYADAIDLSVLFAAAACDSFYCPPAAYVQVLGLDRAVPHVKTALAKLGIEPQLSVIRDYKSAAQLVTRTDLTPEARRNAEALLGDRYAVMRAAIAAGRRVDEDTVEGWLEQALFTAPEARAAGLVDGLLYWDELTPRFTADAKKGPRLVTLARYADEDPDDLDLGGRKKIAVIHAQGNIGGRENGINPLLGLMMGHESITRELERARRDEDVVAIVLRVDSGGGESLASDLMGHKVEQVAREKPVVVSMVDVAASGGYMMSYRASRILADPLTVTGSIGSISGKFDMSGFNAKIGLNYSHVSVGPNATFLDDNRPFTPDEFARFDANHQADFQLWIEGVARARGLSVADVEGLAMGRVFSGGQAVANGLVDELGGLPEAVAAARRLAGVAEKERTGLWHLPEKQGLLGSLLGGDEEVGAAARWMLYRAVRQDLRQVRESLAGPTWHAIDPVYVDQP; the protein is encoded by the coding sequence ATGGGTTCGCTGATGAGGACGATCGTGGGCAGCATGGTGGGCGTGCTGCTGGTGCTGGCCCTCGGGGCCGGCGTGACCGCGTGGAAGCTGGATGACAAGGAAGGCATCGCGAAGCGGTCCTGGCTCCACATCGACCTGTACGGCGACCTGCCGGCCTACGACCCGCCGGCCGGCCTGACCGGCGCCCTCGGCGGGGGCGGCCAGACCCTGCAGGACATCCTGACCGGCCTGCAGATGGCGGCCGTCGACGAGCGGATCGCCGGCGTCGTGCTGCAGCTCTCGGCGAGCCACGGCGCGGGCGCCGCCAAGCTGCAGGAGATCCGCCAGGGCGTCCAGGGCGTGCGCGCGGCCGGCAAACCGGTCCTGGCCTATGCCGACGCCATCGACCTTTCGGTGCTGTTCGCGGCGGCGGCGTGCGACTCCTTCTACTGCCCGCCGGCGGCCTACGTCCAGGTGCTCGGTCTCGATCGCGCCGTACCCCATGTCAAGACCGCGCTGGCGAAGCTGGGCATCGAGCCCCAGCTGAGCGTAATCCGCGACTACAAGTCGGCGGCCCAGCTGGTGACCCGCACCGACCTGACTCCCGAGGCCCGCCGCAACGCCGAAGCCCTGCTCGGCGATCGCTACGCGGTGATGCGGGCGGCCATCGCCGCCGGCCGCCGGGTGGACGAGGACACGGTCGAGGGCTGGCTCGAACAGGCGCTCTTCACGGCCCCCGAGGCCCGCGCCGCCGGGCTGGTCGACGGGCTCCTCTACTGGGACGAACTGACCCCGCGATTCACGGCCGACGCGAAGAAGGGGCCCCGGCTCGTCACCCTCGCGCGCTACGCCGACGAGGATCCCGACGACCTGGATCTCGGCGGCAGGAAGAAGATCGCCGTGATCCACGCCCAGGGAAACATCGGCGGCCGGGAGAACGGGATCAATCCGCTGCTGGGCCTGATGATGGGACACGAGTCGATCACCCGCGAACTCGAACGGGCGCGGCGCGACGAAGACGTGGTGGCCATCGTCCTGCGCGTGGACAGCGGGGGCGGCGAGAGCCTGGCCAGTGACCTGATGGGCCACAAGGTCGAGCAGGTGGCGCGCGAGAAGCCGGTCGTGGTGTCGATGGTCGACGTGGCGGCGTCCGGCGGCTACATGATGAGCTACCGGGCGAGCCGCATCCTGGCCGACCCGCTGACGGTGACCGGCTCGATCGGCTCGATCTCCGGGAAGTTCGACATGTCGGGTTTCAATGCCAAGATCGGGCTGAACTACTCCCACGTCTCGGTGGGGCCGAACGCGACGTTCCTCGACGACAACCGTCCCTTCACCCCCGACGAGTTCGCCCGCTTCGACGCCAACCATCAGGCCGACTTCCAGCTCTGGATCGAGGGCGTCGCCCGCGCCCGGGGCCTGAGCGTGGCCGACGTCGAGGGGCTGGCCATGGGCCGCGTGTTCTCCGGCGGGCAGGCGGTGGCGAACGGCCTGGTCGACGAGCTGGGCGGGCTGCCCGAGGCGGTGGCGGCGGCGCGGCGGCTGGCCGGCGTGGCGGAGAAGGAACGCACCGGCCTGTGGCATCTGCCCGAGAAGCAGGGGCTGCTCGGATCGCTGCTCGGAGGCGACGAGGAAGTGGGTGCGGCCGCGCGCTGGATGCTGTACCGTGCGGTGCGTCAGGATCTGCGCCAGGTGCGGGAGAGTCTCGCCGGCCCGACCTGGCACGCCATCGATCCCGTCTACGTCGACCAGCCCTGA